In a single window of the Gadus chalcogrammus isolate NIFS_2021 chromosome 20, NIFS_Gcha_1.0, whole genome shotgun sequence genome:
- the ndufa10 gene encoding NADH dehydrogenase [ubiquinone] 1 alpha subcomplex subunit 10, mitochondrial: MALRVIRLAIPSGSAFFNAGITAQTAGIHTSAVRNLRYGWWTYVLGERTTPRFKEFSKIISVDGNLASGKGALAQKLADKLGMLYMPEADTFYMDKMTGEKEPLPEAYNGMCNLEKFYTDPKCGDGNSYRLQLWMYTMRLLQYSDAIEHLLTTGQGVILERSPFSDMVFMEAMYKQGYIRKQCVDHYNEIKGISICEFLPPHIVIYVDQAAEEVQKKLKQSSQSHLQNVPLAYLKAIEDSYKKNFLPKIGETSEVLAYDTVQAQDIERVAEDIEYLKFEKGPWLDQDDVSYHHMRMLVEDKHKVANLTFIPKFLPEITIGAHEYDESYYKFKSLPGKKYAEGYNEDVGDKNIWLK; this comes from the exons ATGGCCCTTAGGGTTATCCGGCTGGCAATTCCGTCCGGATCAGCGTTCTTCAATGCTGGGATAACGGCACAGACG GCCGGTATCCACACGAGTGCAGTACGAAACCTTCGTTATGGCTGGTGGACCTATGTACTGGGCGAGAGGACAACTCCAAGGTTTAAAGAGTTCAGCAAAATCATCTCCGTGGATGGCAATTTGGCCTCTGGGAAAGGGGCACTCGCGCAAAAACTGGCTGATAAACTAG GTATGCTTTACATGCCAGAGGCAGACACTTTCTACATGGACAAGATGACTGGGGAGAAAGAGCCATTGCCCGAAGCATACAATGGGATGTGTAACCTGGAGAAGTTCTACACGGACCCCAAGTGTGGGGATGGAAACTCCTACAGGCTACAGCTGTGGATGTACACCATGAGGCTGCTGCAGTACTCCGACGCCATTGAGCACCTGCTCACCACTG GTCAAGGTGTGATTCTGGAGCGCTCCCCTTTCAGTGACATGGTGTTCATGGAGGCTATGTACAAACAAGGCTACATCAGGAAACAAT GTGTGGACCACTACAACGAGATCAAAGGCATTAGCATTTGCGAGTTCCTGCCGCCCCATATTGTGATCTATGTGGACCAGGCAGCCGAGGAAGTGCAGAAGAAGCTGAAACAAAGTAGCCAG TCTCATCTGCAGAACGTGCCCCTGGCGTATCTCAAGGCAATTGAAGATTCGTACAAGAAGAACTTCCTGCCAAAGATTGG CGAAACCTCAGAAGTGCTTGCCTATGATACAGTTCAAGCCCAAGATATCGAAAGG GTTGCAGAAGACATAGAGTATTTGAAGTTTGAGAAGGGACCATGGTTGGATCAGGATGACGTCAGCTACCACCACATGAGAATGCT TGTGGAAGACAAACACAAGGTGGCCAACCTCACCTTCATCCCCAAGTTCCTGCCGGAAATCACCATTGGCGCCCACGAGTACGACGAAAGCTACTACAAGTTTAAATCG ctccccGGGAAGAAGTACGCAGAAGGTTATAATGAGGACGTCGGAGACAAGAACATCTGgctgaagtaa